The Microbacterium sp. Nx66 genome contains a region encoding:
- a CDS encoding GNAT family N-acetyltransferase, translating into MPLSSVAAGVAHGCRELTQYAEFREAAALYARVFAYTENEYALNANLLTALARNGGSAVGAFADDGTLIGFAYGFAGCDTAGASFHYSQAAAVDAAHQGRGVGQALKFAQRAVALRWGQPTMRWTFDPLLSRNAHFNLSSLGAVGIAYERDYYARPDTDRLVVSWDLDAADHRTRRTLPVPPELGPDDWGRAVAADGGTWIAIPTRPGELDAEDRAVLRRDLERTMTAAFRRGDVLVGAVRLDDDTAVYRATPGEGTA; encoded by the coding sequence GTGCCTCTTTCTTCGGTGGCCGCCGGTGTCGCCCACGGCTGCCGCGAACTCACCCAGTACGCCGAGTTCCGTGAGGCCGCCGCGCTGTACGCCCGCGTCTTCGCCTACACGGAGAACGAGTACGCGCTCAACGCCAACCTGCTCACCGCCCTCGCCCGCAACGGCGGTTCCGCGGTCGGCGCCTTCGCCGACGACGGAACGCTGATCGGATTCGCCTACGGCTTCGCCGGCTGCGACACCGCCGGTGCGTCGTTCCACTATTCGCAGGCGGCGGCCGTCGACGCCGCGCACCAGGGGCGGGGCGTCGGCCAGGCACTCAAGTTCGCGCAGCGCGCGGTGGCTCTGCGCTGGGGGCAGCCGACGATGCGGTGGACGTTCGATCCGCTGCTCTCGCGCAACGCCCATTTCAACCTGAGCTCGCTCGGCGCCGTCGGCATCGCGTACGAACGGGACTACTACGCCCGTCCCGACACCGACCGCCTGGTGGTCTCCTGGGATCTGGACGCCGCCGATCACCGGACCCGCCGCACCCTCCCGGTCCCGCCTGAGCTCGGGCCGGACGACTGGGGGCGGGCCGTGGCGGCGGACGGCGGCACCTGGATCGCGATCCCGACCCGCCCCGGCGAGCTCGACGCCGAGGATCGTGCGGTGCTGCGGCGGGATCTGGAGCGGACGATGACTGCGGCGTTCCGCCGCGGGGACGTCCTCGTCGGGGCCGTGCGCCTCGACGACGACACGGCGGTCTACCGCGCGACACCCGGGGAGGGCACGGCATGA
- a CDS encoding M20 family metallopeptidase, which yields MTTPSAVRDADHPSDDIIALVRELVLLETPSRDVEASGRIADLLSAWFAGVGGTVQRVPHELGTDLVIDVPGTGDPVLLIGHTDTVWPVGTLADDLPWSEEGDVVRGPGSYDMKAGIVVMLETLRRLQPLPLAQRRAVRIVLVADEEIGSPVSGPLLAERARGAACAIGFESPHPDGALKVGRRGSARVRIAVTGRAAHAALDPEHGVSAIDELVDQLLRVRAIVADPDLPSPVLCNVGVIDGGARTNVVPAQAAAEIGLRFLDPDSEERVLAALRGLTPVRPGAHVEVAVLSARPAWRASAADATFLARIAEEGAALGQHVDGRPAAGAGDTNLLGGRGLPTVDGFGPRGGGAHAVDEHFLRSSLHERIALLRAVLTIPTE from the coding sequence GTGACGACTCCTTCGGCAGTGCGCGACGCGGACCATCCTTCCGACGACATCATCGCACTCGTGCGCGAACTCGTGCTGCTCGAGACGCCGAGCCGCGACGTCGAGGCGAGCGGCCGTATCGCCGACCTGCTGTCCGCGTGGTTCGCCGGCGTCGGCGGCACCGTCCAGCGGGTCCCGCACGAGCTCGGGACAGACCTCGTCATCGACGTCCCCGGCACCGGAGACCCGGTGCTCCTCATCGGCCACACCGACACCGTGTGGCCGGTCGGCACGCTGGCGGACGACCTGCCATGGAGCGAGGAGGGCGATGTCGTGCGCGGCCCCGGCTCCTACGACATGAAAGCCGGCATCGTCGTGATGCTGGAGACGCTGCGCCGCCTGCAGCCCCTGCCGCTCGCACAGCGGCGCGCGGTGCGGATCGTGCTGGTCGCGGACGAGGAGATCGGCTCGCCGGTCTCGGGCCCCCTGCTCGCGGAGCGGGCTCGAGGTGCGGCCTGCGCCATCGGATTCGAGTCCCCGCATCCCGACGGCGCCCTCAAGGTCGGCCGCCGTGGCAGTGCCCGGGTGCGCATCGCCGTCACCGGACGTGCGGCCCACGCCGCGCTCGACCCGGAGCACGGCGTCTCGGCGATCGACGAACTCGTCGACCAGCTCCTGCGGGTCCGCGCGATCGTCGCCGACCCGGATCTGCCGAGCCCGGTGCTCTGCAACGTCGGGGTCATCGACGGCGGGGCGCGCACCAACGTGGTGCCGGCGCAGGCCGCGGCCGAGATAGGACTCCGCTTCCTCGACCCGGACTCCGAGGAGCGCGTCCTCGCCGCTCTCCGCGGTCTGACCCCCGTGCGCCCTGGCGCCCACGTCGAGGTCGCCGTGCTCAGCGCCCGACCCGCCTGGCGTGCCTCCGCGGCGGACGCCACCTTCCTCGCGCGGATCGCCGAGGAAGGGGCCGCGCTCGGCCAGCACGTCGACGGCCGCCCCGCGGCCGGCGCGGGCGACACCAACCTCCTCGGCGGCCGCGGGCTCCCGACGGTCGACGGCTTCGGCCCGCGGGGTGGCGGCGCGCACGCGGTGGACGAGCACTTCCTGCGTTCCTCCCTGCACGAACGCATCGCGCTCCTGCGCGCCGTGCTCACCATCCCGACGGAGTGA
- a CDS encoding ABC transporter substrate-binding protein, protein MRSLTAAAIASALLIAAPVGAAQAQSVSAATESPASETTLRIATSGFVDTFNPFISIYLTPTNIIRYVYESLVQNDAEDGSPTKGLADSWEATDGGQTWTFTLQDDLVWSDGEPITSADVKYTYDQMMTVPALGTANGNLVSNFDTVETPDDKTVVITLKTPQAPNPGSEIPIVPKHIWEAVDDPTTFTNDADVVGSGPFLLDSYSANQSIVLKANENFWRGAPKIDAIQYVYYTNSDAQVQALKAGDVDLVTGLTPTQFSALDGVDGVTTHSGEGRRYHSISINVGQQTRDNVPYGTGNAALKELEVRQAIRLGTDTATLLDKVLDGEGTLATSFIPASFPKWHLSDDDDVIVGFDSEAAQAKLDEAGWVPGADGIREKDGQRLSLRLLTDADDANEQSISDFFVPWMKDIGIEITVESTDSDTISAKATSGDYDLYFSGWSVNPDPDYQLGINTCMNLPTATDGTGGTTQDGYCNPEFDEMYAAQRSEIDPEKRQEIVHDMLALNYTDTAQVATWYANSLEAYRSDRFTGFTLQPKDGGIIANQAGYWGYLTVEPVEGATAGGTGTNTGLIIGGVVVGVVLIGGLIFFLIRRRNIADVE, encoded by the coding sequence GTGCGAAGTCTGACCGCCGCCGCGATCGCCTCCGCGCTCCTCATCGCCGCTCCGGTCGGTGCCGCCCAGGCGCAGTCCGTCAGCGCGGCCACCGAGTCCCCGGCGTCCGAGACGACGCTCCGGATCGCCACCTCCGGATTCGTGGACACGTTCAACCCGTTCATCTCGATCTATCTGACGCCGACGAACATCATCCGGTACGTCTACGAGTCGCTCGTGCAGAACGACGCCGAGGACGGCTCCCCCACGAAGGGCCTCGCGGACTCCTGGGAGGCGACGGACGGCGGCCAGACGTGGACCTTCACCCTCCAGGACGACCTCGTCTGGTCGGACGGTGAGCCCATCACCTCCGCCGATGTGAAGTACACGTACGACCAGATGATGACGGTCCCCGCCCTCGGCACCGCCAACGGCAACCTCGTCTCGAACTTCGACACCGTCGAGACCCCCGACGACAAGACCGTCGTGATCACCCTGAAGACGCCGCAGGCCCCGAACCCCGGCTCGGAGATCCCGATCGTCCCGAAGCACATCTGGGAGGCGGTCGACGACCCCACCACCTTCACCAACGACGCCGACGTCGTCGGCTCCGGCCCGTTCCTCCTCGACAGCTACTCGGCCAACCAGTCCATCGTGCTGAAGGCGAATGAGAACTTCTGGCGCGGCGCCCCCAAGATCGACGCGATCCAGTACGTGTACTACACGAACTCGGACGCCCAGGTGCAGGCGCTCAAGGCGGGCGACGTCGACCTCGTCACCGGCCTCACCCCGACGCAGTTCTCGGCGCTCGACGGCGTCGACGGCGTCACCACGCACTCGGGCGAGGGCCGCCGCTACCACTCGATCAGCATCAACGTCGGTCAGCAGACGCGCGACAACGTGCCCTACGGCACCGGCAATGCCGCGCTGAAGGAGCTCGAGGTCCGCCAGGCCATCCGCCTCGGCACCGACACGGCCACCCTGCTCGACAAGGTGCTGGACGGCGAGGGCACGCTCGCCACGAGCTTCATCCCGGCGTCCTTCCCGAAGTGGCACCTCTCCGACGACGACGACGTGATCGTCGGCTTCGACTCCGAGGCCGCACAGGCGAAGCTCGACGAGGCCGGCTGGGTTCCCGGCGCGGACGGCATCCGCGAGAAGGACGGTCAGCGCCTGAGCCTGCGCCTGCTGACGGATGCGGACGATGCCAACGAGCAGTCCATCTCCGACTTCTTCGTCCCGTGGATGAAGGACATCGGGATCGAGATCACGGTCGAGTCCACCGACTCCGACACGATCAGCGCGAAGGCCACGTCCGGCGACTACGACCTGTACTTCAGCGGCTGGTCGGTCAATCCCGACCCCGACTACCAGCTGGGCATCAACACCTGCATGAATCTGCCGACCGCGACCGACGGCACCGGCGGCACCACGCAGGACGGGTACTGCAACCCGGAGTTCGACGAGATGTACGCCGCGCAGCGCTCCGAGATCGACCCGGAGAAGCGCCAGGAGATCGTGCACGACATGCTCGCGCTGAACTACACCGACACCGCGCAGGTCGCGACCTGGTACGCCAACTCGCTGGAGGCCTACCGCTCCGACCGCTTCACGGGCTTCACCCTGCAGCCGAAGGACGGCGGCATCATCGCCAACCAGGCCGGCTACTGGGGCTACCTGACCGTCGAGCCCGTCGAGGGGGCGACCGCCGGCGGCACCGGCACGAACACCGGACTCATCATCGGAGGCGTCGTGGTGGGGGTGGTCCTGATCGGAGGACTCATCTTCTTCCTGATCCGTCGCCGCAACATCGCCGACGTCGAATGA
- a CDS encoding ABC transporter permease produces MSNAVPPSTSAIATSAAAEEQPKGVGALRYFLVKLGGAAISLAMVILLGFFAFKILPGDPVASIARERGMSAEQADQLREQLGLNKPLWQQFVDYLGNVFTLNFGTSYVYRTSVSELIGQYFWNTILLTGTAAIIAIALGLWLGQKAAWKHGSTFDRIVSGTSLVFWSVPTFWLALLLLMIFGGTLHWFPTGGMVSPNPPTDPVGAVLDVISHMVLPVITMVAVVYAQYLMVMRSSLLEEMGADYLTTARAKGLREDLVRRRHAVPNALLPTVTLVFMHIGGLIAGAVTVETVFSWPGLGKLTFEAISGPDLPLLQGTFVVFSTIIIAMNLIADLIYRQLDPRVRRA; encoded by the coding sequence ATGTCCAACGCGGTTCCCCCGTCCACCTCCGCCATCGCGACGAGCGCCGCGGCCGAGGAGCAGCCGAAGGGCGTCGGCGCCCTCCGCTACTTCCTGGTCAAGCTCGGCGGCGCGGCCATCAGCCTGGCGATGGTGATCCTCCTCGGATTCTTCGCCTTCAAGATCCTGCCGGGCGATCCGGTCGCCTCGATCGCCCGTGAGCGCGGCATGAGCGCCGAGCAGGCCGACCAGCTACGCGAGCAGCTCGGCCTGAACAAGCCCCTGTGGCAGCAGTTCGTCGACTACCTCGGCAACGTGTTCACCCTGAACTTCGGCACGAGCTACGTCTACCGCACCTCCGTGTCCGAGCTCATCGGCCAGTACTTCTGGAACACGATCCTCCTCACCGGCACGGCGGCGATCATCGCGATCGCGCTCGGTCTCTGGCTCGGGCAGAAGGCGGCCTGGAAGCACGGCTCCACCTTCGACCGCATCGTCTCCGGCACCTCGCTCGTGTTCTGGTCGGTACCGACCTTCTGGCTGGCGCTGCTGCTCCTGATGATCTTCGGCGGCACGCTGCACTGGTTCCCGACCGGAGGCATGGTCTCCCCCAACCCGCCCACCGATCCGGTCGGCGCGGTCCTGGACGTGATCTCGCACATGGTGCTCCCGGTCATCACGATGGTCGCGGTCGTCTACGCGCAGTACCTGATGGTGATGCGCAGCTCGCTCCTCGAGGAAATGGGCGCCGACTACCTCACGACCGCGCGGGCCAAGGGCCTCAGGGAAGACCTCGTCCGCCGTCGGCACGCCGTCCCCAACGCCCTGCTGCCGACCGTGACGCTCGTCTTCATGCACATCGGCGGCCTCATCGCCGGGGCGGTCACGGTGGAGACGGTGTTCTCCTGGCCCGGGCTCGGGAAGCTGACCTTCGAGGCCATCTCCGGACCCGACCTCCCGCTCCTGCAGGGCACCTTCGTGGTGTTCTCCACGATCATCATCGCGATGAACCTCATCGCGGACCTCATCTACCGTCAGCTCGACCCGAGGGTGAGGCGCGCATGA
- a CDS encoding ABC transporter permease — MTTASPTIRSPRALAWHRRGTAFVDFCRQFAQHRAGMVGLVFLVIVALIAIFAPVIAPASMLDVTKLVDVQRFAPPSWEHPLGTDHQGREIWVRMVWGARVSLLVGLAATAMSMIIGTLVGLSAGHFTGFFGGLMMRIIDFFLVLPSLILAIVLSSVLSRGVWTIIIAIGLTSWAGTARVVRAQTLSVESRDYIERSRALGAGHWHIIMKHLLPGVLPLVLANTTLTVGSAIISESTLAFLGLGDTTLQSWGSILKNAMDVSAATSGYWWYVLVPGIAIVLVVLSFTLMGRAVENITNPTLRSR; from the coding sequence ATGACCACGGCATCCCCGACCATCCGTTCACCCCGTGCTCTGGCGTGGCACCGCCGCGGCACCGCGTTCGTCGACTTCTGCCGGCAGTTCGCCCAGCACCGGGCGGGCATGGTGGGCCTCGTCTTCCTCGTGATCGTCGCGCTCATCGCGATCTTCGCCCCCGTGATCGCCCCCGCCAGCATGCTCGACGTCACGAAACTCGTCGACGTGCAGCGCTTCGCGCCGCCGTCCTGGGAGCATCCCCTCGGCACCGATCATCAGGGTCGCGAGATCTGGGTCCGCATGGTGTGGGGCGCCAGGGTGTCCCTGCTCGTCGGCCTCGCCGCCACGGCGATGTCGATGATCATCGGCACTCTCGTCGGGCTCTCGGCGGGCCACTTCACCGGCTTCTTCGGCGGGCTGATGATGCGCATCATCGACTTCTTCCTCGTGCTGCCGTCGCTGATCCTCGCGATCGTGCTGTCGTCGGTGCTGAGCCGCGGCGTCTGGACCATCATCATCGCGATCGGCCTGACCTCGTGGGCCGGTACCGCCCGCGTCGTCCGCGCGCAGACCCTCTCCGTGGAGTCGCGCGACTACATCGAACGCTCGCGGGCCCTCGGCGCCGGGCACTGGCACATCATCATGAAGCACCTCCTCCCCGGGGTGCTGCCGCTCGTGCTCGCCAACACGACGCTCACGGTCGGCTCGGCGATCATCTCCGAATCCACCCTGGCGTTCCTCGGCCTCGGCGACACCACGCTGCAGTCCTGGGGCTCGATCCTGAAGAACGCGATGGACGTCTCCGCGGCGACCAGCGGCTACTGGTGGTACGTGCTCGTGCCGGGCATCGCCATCGTCCTCGTCGTGCTGTCGTTCACCCTGATGGGCCGCGCCGTCGAGAACATCACCAACCCGACGCTGAGGAGCCGCTGA